A genome region from Rhizobium sp. NXC14 includes the following:
- a CDS encoding ABC transporter ATP-binding protein, translated as MSIKADNLTWKIGRKTILDGVSMEAQPGRMLGLLGPNGSGKTSLLRLLAGLKRPHSGRVTLDRSDIGTISRRSIARRIAFVEQHATTNANLKVVDVVKLGRFPHRSMFSGWTKADEEAVEAALARAGMAEKRNDRWQSLSGGEKQRTHIARALAQSPQELILDEPTNHLDIQHQIGLMRLVSGLPITSIVALHDLNHAAMFCDELAIMQQGRIVASGAPEDVLSEALLREVFSVEARIEASPHHSRPHIHYLR; from the coding sequence ATGAGCATCAAGGCCGACAACCTTACCTGGAAAATTGGCAGGAAGACCATTCTGGACGGCGTCTCCATGGAGGCGCAGCCCGGCCGGATGCTCGGCTTGCTCGGGCCGAACGGCTCGGGCAAGACCTCGCTGCTGCGGCTTCTCGCCGGCCTGAAGCGGCCGCATTCCGGCCGCGTCACACTCGACCGGAGCGATATCGGCACGATCAGCCGCCGCTCGATCGCCCGGCGTATCGCCTTCGTCGAGCAGCACGCAACGACGAACGCCAATCTCAAGGTCGTCGACGTCGTCAAGCTCGGCCGTTTCCCGCACCGGTCGATGTTCTCCGGCTGGACGAAGGCCGACGAAGAGGCGGTCGAGGCAGCGCTCGCCCGCGCCGGCATGGCCGAAAAGCGCAACGATCGCTGGCAGAGCCTATCGGGCGGCGAAAAGCAGCGCACCCACATCGCCAGGGCGCTTGCCCAGTCGCCGCAGGAACTCATCCTCGACGAACCGACAAACCATCTCGACATCCAGCACCAGATCGGCCTGATGCGGCTCGTTTCCGGCCTGCCGATCACCAGCATCGTCGCCCTGCACGATCTCAACCATGCCGCCATGTTCTGCGACGAGCTTGCTATCATGCAGCAGGGCCGGATCGTCGCGTCAGGCGCGCCAGAGGATGTGCTGAGCGAGGCGCTGCTGCGCGAGGTCTTTTCGGTCGAAGCCCGCATCGAAGCCTCCCCCCATCATTCGCGCCCGCATATCCACTATCTCAGGTGA
- a CDS encoding amino acid aminotransferase, whose translation MFDQLNSRPADSLLALIKAFQADDRPGKIDLGVGVYRDGMGRTPVMRAVKAAEQFLLETQGSKKYLGPEGDLQFVRLLEPIIFGNAPKFAQRLAGIQTPGGSGALRLGAELIQTANPSAKVFLGTPSWPNHAPIFASARLGVKEYAFVDLTSQQVTFDSVVSALSSAGEGDVVLLHGCCHNPTGIDFTIEQWRKITDLLVAHRLVPFIDLAYQGLGDGLEQDAAPTRMILDAVDEALIAYSCDKNFGLYRERVGALYVVARNADDVRKAESNMAALARVNWSMPPDHGAAVVRAILESAEMTAMWRAELEEMCERINGNRAALAAASTELAFISRQRGLFSNLSMRKETAIALRANHGIYMADSGRMNLAGMQPADAGAIVAALRAEGCLK comes from the coding sequence GTGTTTGACCAACTGAACAGCCGGCCGGCCGATAGCCTGCTCGCCCTCATCAAGGCCTTCCAGGCCGACGATCGTCCCGGAAAGATCGACCTCGGCGTCGGCGTCTATCGCGATGGCATGGGACGCACGCCCGTCATGCGGGCCGTCAAGGCGGCGGAGCAGTTTCTCCTGGAGACCCAGGGCAGCAAGAAATACCTCGGCCCCGAAGGCGATCTGCAATTCGTGCGCCTGCTTGAGCCGATCATCTTCGGCAACGCGCCGAAATTCGCCCAACGGCTCGCCGGTATTCAAACGCCCGGCGGCAGCGGCGCGCTCCGTCTCGGCGCGGAGCTCATTCAAACGGCAAACCCATCAGCAAAGGTTTTTTTGGGAACGCCGAGCTGGCCCAACCATGCACCGATTTTCGCTTCGGCACGCTTGGGCGTGAAGGAATACGCCTTCGTGGACCTGACTTCACAGCAGGTGACATTCGACAGCGTCGTCTCCGCCTTGTCTTCCGCCGGGGAAGGCGACGTCGTGCTGCTTCACGGTTGCTGCCATAACCCAACTGGCATCGATTTCACCATCGAGCAGTGGCGAAAGATTACCGACCTCCTCGTCGCGCACAGGCTGGTGCCCTTCATCGATCTTGCCTATCAGGGGCTCGGCGACGGCCTCGAACAGGATGCCGCCCCGACACGCATGATCCTCGATGCGGTCGACGAGGCGCTGATCGCCTATTCCTGCGACAAGAACTTCGGCCTCTATCGCGAACGCGTCGGCGCACTTTATGTCGTGGCTCGCAATGCCGATGACGTCAGAAAGGCGGAAAGCAACATGGCGGCGCTTGCCCGCGTCAACTGGTCCATGCCGCCGGATCATGGGGCTGCCGTCGTCAGGGCCATTCTCGAAAGCGCAGAAATGACGGCAATGTGGCGCGCCGAACTCGAAGAAATGTGCGAGCGCATCAACGGCAATCGCGCGGCGCTGGCTGCTGCCTCGACCGAACTGGCCTTCATCAGCCGGCAGCGCGGCCTGTTTTCCAATCTCTCCATGCGTAAGGAAACGGCGATCGCGCTCAGGGCAAACCATGGCATCTACATGGCGGATTCCGGCCGCATGAATCTTGCCGGCATGCAGCCCGCCGATGCCGGCGCCATCGTCGCCGCGCTCAGGGCCGAAGGCTGCCTGAAGTAA
- a CDS encoding thiamine pyrophosphate-dependent enzyme yields the protein MSRKETTGQAITRSLVAHGIDTVFGIPGAHMYDFNDALYDAGDKIRFIHTRHEQGAAYMAYGYAKSTGRIGAYTVVPGPGVLNSGAALCTTYGANAPVLCITGNIMSHLIGRGRGQLHELPDQLATMRGIAKTAERINHQSEAGVIMAGVVAKMRSGRQGPGAVEAPWDVFGQSGPEVDIPIGARAPHPAINPDQIAAAAALISSASNPMIMVGGGAADAGADIAALAELRQAPVTSHRSGKGIVPDDHPNYLNFVAAYEYWKKVDVLIGVGSRLELQFMRWKWLPKGLKIIRIDIDPTEMVRLKPDVGIVADARDGTKALIDALAGSGREDRTREFAELNEEARSRFSAVQPQLGYLEAIREALPRDGFFVEEVSQMGFTARFAFPAYGPRQYVTCGYQDNLGFGFNTALGVKVAHPDKAVISVSGDGGFMFGVQELATAVQHRIAVVAIVFNNSAYGNVLRDQKQTYKGRTLGSHLTNPDFVALGESFGIRSFKATSPDELRDVLEKALALDEPVLIEVPVEKGSEASPWPFIHPAPHE from the coding sequence ATGAGCAGGAAAGAAACGACGGGCCAGGCGATCACCCGATCGCTTGTCGCCCATGGGATCGACACGGTCTTCGGCATCCCCGGCGCCCACATGTATGATTTCAACGATGCGCTCTATGACGCCGGCGACAAGATCCGATTCATCCATACAAGGCACGAACAGGGTGCGGCCTATATGGCCTACGGCTATGCCAAATCCACCGGCCGGATCGGCGCCTATACCGTCGTGCCCGGCCCGGGCGTCCTCAATTCGGGCGCGGCCCTCTGCACCACTTACGGCGCCAACGCGCCGGTGCTCTGCATCACCGGCAATATCATGTCGCACCTGATTGGCCGAGGCAGAGGACAGTTGCACGAACTGCCGGATCAACTCGCGACAATGCGCGGGATTGCCAAGACGGCGGAACGCATCAATCACCAGTCCGAAGCCGGTGTCATCATGGCGGGGGTTGTCGCCAAGATGCGCTCCGGCCGCCAGGGCCCGGGAGCGGTTGAAGCCCCTTGGGACGTGTTCGGACAATCCGGCCCTGAAGTAGACATTCCCATTGGCGCGAGAGCGCCTCATCCGGCAATCAATCCCGATCAGATCGCCGCCGCGGCGGCGCTGATATCAAGCGCCAGTAATCCGATGATCATGGTTGGCGGTGGCGCGGCGGATGCCGGCGCGGATATCGCCGCGCTTGCGGAACTGCGGCAGGCACCGGTGACATCGCATCGCTCCGGCAAGGGCATCGTCCCCGACGACCATCCGAATTATCTGAATTTCGTCGCCGCCTATGAATATTGGAAGAAGGTCGACGTGCTGATCGGGGTCGGCAGCCGGCTCGAATTGCAGTTCATGCGCTGGAAGTGGCTTCCCAAGGGGCTCAAGATCATCCGCATCGATATCGATCCGACCGAAATGGTCCGCCTCAAGCCGGATGTCGGTATCGTCGCGGACGCCAGGGATGGAACGAAAGCGCTGATCGATGCGCTGGCCGGTTCCGGCCGCGAGGATCGCACACGTGAATTTGCCGAACTCAATGAAGAGGCAAGGTCTCGTTTTTCGGCGGTGCAGCCGCAGCTTGGCTATCTCGAAGCCATTCGCGAGGCCCTGCCGAGAGACGGCTTCTTCGTCGAGGAAGTCAGCCAGATGGGCTTTACCGCCCGCTTTGCCTTCCCGGCCTACGGTCCTCGTCAATATGTGACATGCGGCTATCAGGATAATCTCGGTTTCGGCTTCAACACCGCCTTGGGCGTGAAAGTCGCCCATCCCGACAAGGCCGTGATCTCCGTTTCGGGTGATGGCGGCTTCATGTTCGGCGTTCAGGAGCTTGCCACCGCCGTACAGCACAGGATCGCCGTCGTCGCCATCGTGTTCAACAATTCCGCCTATGGCAATGTGCTGCGCGACCAGAAGCAGACCTATAAGGGCCGCACTCTCGGCTCGCATCTGACCAATCCCGATTTCGTCGCTCTCGGCGAAAGCTTCGGCATCCGATCCTTCAAGGCGACGAGCCCCGACGAATTGCGGGACGTGCTGGAGAAAGCCCTTGCACTCGACGAGCCCGTCCTCATCGAAGTTCCAGTTGAAAAGGGATCGGAGGCAAGCCCCTGGCCCTTCATCCATCCGGCTCCGCACGAATGA
- a CDS encoding ABC transporter substrate-binding protein: protein MISFKSLLAACGLSALIGLAAAPSFAGSTTYPLTLENCGAEVTFKKAPERAIGLGQNSAEILLLLGLQEKMVGTAFWPSRVLPQLAEANAKVKLLTVEMPTFESMLAENPDFVAVALPSLVGPNSKIAKREDFDKVGVPSYLSPSTCLSTKDVKDQYGSRGELWNMDLLYKEIDELSQIFDVADRGQALIADFKAREAKLRGSVAKDGQNLSYVFWFSSPSPSADAYVGGKNSASAFIADLLGGHNAITADAEWPTVGWEGIIASNPDVIVVASLDRNRWELDKPEAKINFLNTDPAVSQIPAVKNKALVVMDGQAMNPTIRTIYGAEQVAAQLKALGLLK from the coding sequence GTGATCAGCTTTAAATCACTTCTGGCCGCCTGCGGCCTCTCCGCTCTGATCGGCCTTGCCGCGGCTCCGTCATTCGCCGGCTCGACCACCTACCCGCTGACGCTCGAAAACTGCGGCGCTGAGGTGACCTTCAAGAAGGCGCCCGAGCGGGCGATCGGGCTTGGCCAGAACAGCGCGGAAATCCTTCTGTTGCTCGGCCTTCAGGAAAAGATGGTCGGCACCGCCTTCTGGCCGAGCAGGGTTCTGCCGCAGCTCGCCGAGGCAAATGCCAAGGTCAAGCTTCTCACCGTCGAAATGCCGACCTTCGAGTCGATGCTCGCGGAAAATCCCGATTTCGTGGCGGTGGCCTTGCCAAGCCTGGTCGGCCCCAACAGCAAGATCGCCAAGCGCGAGGATTTCGACAAGGTCGGCGTCCCAAGCTACCTCTCGCCGAGCACCTGCCTCAGCACCAAGGACGTCAAGGACCAGTACGGCAGCCGCGGCGAGTTGTGGAACATGGATCTTCTCTACAAGGAGATCGACGAACTCTCTCAGATTTTCGATGTCGCCGATCGGGGCCAGGCGCTGATCGCCGATTTCAAGGCGCGTGAAGCCAAGCTTCGCGGGAGCGTTGCCAAGGACGGCCAGAACCTGTCCTACGTCTTCTGGTTTTCCAGCCCCAGCCCGTCGGCCGACGCCTATGTTGGTGGTAAAAACAGCGCCTCCGCCTTCATCGCCGATCTGCTCGGCGGACATAATGCGATCACCGCCGACGCAGAATGGCCGACTGTCGGCTGGGAAGGCATCATCGCCTCCAACCCCGACGTCATCGTCGTCGCCAGCCTCGACCGCAACCGCTGGGAACTCGACAAACCCGAAGCCAAGATCAACTTCCTGAACACAGATCCGGCCGTCAGCCAGATTCCTGCCGTCAAGAATAAGGCGCTCGTCGTGATGGACGGCCAGGCGATGAACCCAACCATCCGCACGATCTACGGGGCCGAACAGGTGGCCGCGCAGCTGAAGGCCCTCGGTCTCCTGAAGTGA
- the glgB gene encoding 1,4-alpha-glucan branching protein GlgB codes for MNVERSELLAGIGHDALGALIEGRHGDPFSILGPHESGGMTIVRVYLPGAEGVDLIEAASGKVVTPFSIAHPAGLYAAAMGSRMPYRLRITWPDGEQITEDPYSFGLLLGELDLHLISEGTHYSLSRTLGAVEMSVDDVAGVRFAVWAPNARRVSVVGDFNAWDGRRNPMRLRQSAGVWELFVPRLAPGERYKFEIIDAHGHCLPQKADPVARASEAAPSTASIVASSTRFRWTDDDWMKGRSRQERLGGAISVYEVHAGSWLRENGGRSLDWVELSQRLVPYVREMGFTHIELLPIMEHPFGGSWGYQPLGLFAPTGRYGTPEDLAYFIDRCHGAGIGVILDWVPAHFPTDVWGLARFDGTALYEHEDPREGFHRDWNTLIYNLGRNEVKGFLIASALEWLERYHIDGLRVDAVASMLYRDYSRNEGEWIPNRYGGRENLEAVEFFKHLNSIVHERCPHAMTIAEESTAWPGVTKPPEEGGLGFDMKWNMGWMHDSLSYIEKDPVYRSYHHGTMTFGMIYAYSERFILPISHDEVVYGKGSLLGKMPGDEWQKFANLRSYLAFMWGHPGKKLLFMGSEIAQPGEWNHDASVSWDVLDRPAHAGIQRLVKDLNGFYKDEPALQFGDFHHQGFEWATADDAVNSVLGMLRYAPDRSSSVLVVSNFTPVPRYGYRIGVPQDGVWIERITTDAGEYGGSGLVNGAVSSEPVSAHGRPHSLSLTLPPLATIFLKSP; via the coding sequence ATGAATGTTGAACGCTCGGAACTTCTCGCCGGCATCGGGCATGATGCCCTCGGGGCCCTGATCGAGGGACGCCATGGCGATCCCTTCTCGATCCTCGGCCCGCACGAAAGCGGCGGCATGACGATCGTGCGCGTCTATTTGCCGGGTGCCGAGGGCGTCGATCTCATCGAAGCGGCGAGCGGCAAGGTGGTGACGCCCTTCAGCATCGCTCACCCCGCCGGCCTGTATGCGGCGGCGATGGGATCGAGGATGCCTTACCGGTTGCGGATCACATGGCCGGATGGCGAGCAGATCACCGAAGACCCCTATAGCTTCGGGCTTTTGCTCGGAGAGCTCGATCTCCACCTGATCTCCGAGGGCACCCATTACAGCCTGAGCCGGACGCTCGGCGCGGTTGAAATGTCGGTTGACGACGTCGCGGGCGTCCGCTTCGCCGTCTGGGCGCCGAATGCCCGCCGCGTTTCGGTTGTCGGCGATTTCAACGCCTGGGATGGGCGGCGAAACCCGATGCGGCTGCGGCAGTCGGCGGGCGTCTGGGAGCTGTTCGTGCCCCGGCTCGCGCCCGGCGAAAGATACAAGTTCGAGATCATCGATGCGCACGGACACTGCTTGCCGCAGAAGGCCGATCCGGTGGCGAGAGCCAGCGAGGCCGCTCCGTCCACCGCTTCGATCGTCGCATCGTCGACGCGGTTTCGATGGACGGACGATGATTGGATGAAGGGCCGGTCGCGACAGGAAAGACTGGGAGGGGCGATTTCCGTCTACGAGGTGCATGCCGGTTCCTGGCTGCGGGAGAATGGCGGACGGTCGCTCGACTGGGTCGAGCTCAGCCAGCGGCTCGTTCCCTATGTTCGCGAGATGGGATTCACCCACATCGAGCTGCTGCCGATCATGGAGCACCCCTTCGGCGGCTCCTGGGGATATCAGCCGCTCGGCCTCTTCGCCCCGACCGGCCGTTATGGCACGCCCGAGGATCTCGCCTATTTTATCGACCGCTGCCATGGCGCCGGCATCGGCGTCATCCTCGATTGGGTGCCGGCCCATTTTCCCACCGACGTCTGGGGGCTCGCCCGCTTCGACGGCACCGCGCTCTACGAGCACGAGGACCCGCGCGAGGGCTTTCATCGCGACTGGAACACGCTGATCTACAATCTCGGCCGCAATGAGGTGAAAGGCTTCCTGATCGCCAGCGCGCTCGAATGGCTCGAACGCTACCATATCGACGGATTGCGCGTCGATGCCGTTGCCTCGATGCTCTACCGCGACTACAGCCGCAACGAAGGGGAATGGATTCCGAACCGCTATGGCGGCCGCGAAAATCTGGAAGCGGTGGAGTTCTTCAAACACCTGAACAGCATCGTCCATGAGCGCTGCCCGCACGCAATGACGATCGCCGAGGAATCGACGGCCTGGCCCGGCGTGACGAAGCCGCCGGAAGAGGGCGGGCTCGGCTTCGACATGAAGTGGAACATGGGCTGGATGCACGACAGCCTGAGCTATATCGAGAAAGATCCCGTCTATCGGAGCTACCACCACGGCACGATGACCTTCGGCATGATCTATGCCTATTCCGAACGCTTCATTCTTCCGATTTCGCACGACGAGGTGGTCTACGGAAAGGGCTCGCTGCTCGGCAAGATGCCCGGCGACGAGTGGCAGAAGTTCGCCAACCTGCGCAGTTACCTCGCCTTCATGTGGGGCCATCCCGGCAAGAAGCTGTTATTCATGGGAAGCGAGATCGCTCAACCCGGCGAGTGGAACCATGACGCTTCGGTGAGCTGGGATGTGCTGGATCGGCCCGCGCATGCAGGAATCCAGCGGCTGGTCAAGGATCTGAACGGCTTCTACAAAGACGAGCCGGCATTGCAGTTCGGCGATTTCCATCACCAAGGCTTCGAATGGGCGACGGCGGATGACGCAGTCAATTCCGTCCTCGGCATGCTGCGGTATGCCCCTGACCGCTCCTCGTCGGTGCTCGTCGTCTCGAATTTCACGCCAGTGCCGCGCTATGGCTATAGGATCGGCGTGCCGCAGGATGGCGTTTGGATCGAGAGGATCACGACGGATGCGGGCGAATATGGCGGCTCGGGCCTCGTCAACGGCGCAGTGTCGAGCGAACCAGTATCTGCCCACGGGAGGCCGCATTCGCTCTCGCTGACGCTGCCGCCGCTGGCGACGATCTTTCTCAAGTCGCCTTGA
- a CDS encoding Lrp/AsnC family transcriptional regulator, translating to MLDPFDIKLLAALQQNSEMTQGELSQKVNLSATQCARRLERLRKEQYIQSVVAILNPVKLGFTVVAHTLVSLRAHTEGGNERLHRFIETAPEILECYSQTGDADFLMKVMTRDLDHLSQFLERMIRVTDNLASVKSSIVLKTIKKTTALPLQIVA from the coding sequence ATGCTTGATCCGTTTGATATCAAATTGCTCGCCGCCCTCCAGCAAAACAGCGAGATGACGCAGGGCGAGTTGTCCCAGAAGGTCAACCTGTCCGCCACTCAATGCGCGCGCCGTTTGGAAAGACTGCGCAAAGAGCAATATATCCAGAGCGTCGTCGCTATCCTCAATCCGGTGAAACTGGGTTTCACCGTCGTCGCACATACGCTCGTCAGCCTTCGAGCCCATACGGAAGGCGGAAACGAGCGGCTCCATCGTTTCATCGAGACTGCGCCGGAGATCCTGGAATGTTACTCGCAGACGGGCGACGCCGACTTTCTGATGAAGGTCATGACGCGTGACCTCGACCATCTCAGCCAGTTTCTCGAAAGAATGATCCGGGTCACCGACAATCTGGCGTCGGTCAAATCGAGCATCGTCCTCAAGACGATTAAAAAGACGACCGCTTTGCCGCTGCAGATCGTGGCGTGA
- a CDS encoding alpha/beta hydrolase — MFQGFSLDSVDVGPGLLRVRHGGSGPAVLLLHGHPRTHMTWGKVAELLAPDYTVVCPDLPGFGRSYQPADAPDNSNSSKRAKAEALVALMRRLGHENFAVVGHDRGSLTAFRMAMDHPDRVQKLVIADGIPVIEHLERADWKFARDWYHWFFFAQPEKPERAIMADPLAWYDKLSPELMGRPAYDDLIDIIHDPAVIHGMIEDYRAGLSIDHRHDREDRDAGRKVTCPMLCLWSLRDDMEQIYGDPVAIWRNWAEDVRGFGIDSGHHVAEENPQALSQAIRKFLENNSDSIWT, encoded by the coding sequence ATGTTCCAAGGCTTTTCTCTCGATTCCGTCGACGTCGGACCAGGTTTGCTTCGCGTCCGACACGGCGGATCAGGACCAGCCGTTCTTCTCCTCCACGGCCATCCCAGGACGCATATGACCTGGGGGAAAGTGGCTGAGCTGCTGGCGCCCGACTACACGGTCGTCTGCCCCGACCTTCCCGGCTTCGGCCGCTCCTACCAGCCGGCCGATGCTCCCGACAACAGCAACTCTTCGAAGCGCGCCAAGGCTGAAGCGCTGGTCGCGCTGATGCGGCGACTGGGGCACGAAAACTTCGCGGTGGTCGGCCACGACCGCGGAAGCCTGACTGCCTTCCGCATGGCGATGGACCATCCCGATCGCGTGCAGAAACTTGTCATCGCAGACGGCATCCCCGTGATCGAGCATCTCGAACGCGCCGACTGGAAATTTGCCCGGGACTGGTACCACTGGTTCTTCTTCGCTCAGCCGGAAAAGCCGGAGCGGGCGATCATGGCCGATCCCTTGGCATGGTACGACAAACTCTCGCCTGAACTGATGGGAAGGCCGGCCTATGACGACCTTATCGACATTATCCACGATCCAGCCGTGATCCACGGGATGATCGAGGATTACCGCGCCGGCCTCAGTATCGACCACCGCCACGACCGCGAGGACCGCGACGCCGGCCGGAAAGTGACCTGCCCCATGCTGTGCCTCTGGTCGTTGCGCGACGATATGGAACAGATCTATGGCGATCCCGTCGCTATCTGGCGAAACTGGGCCGAGGACGTGCGCGGCTTCGGCATCGACAGCGGCCATCACGTGGCCGAGGAGAACCCACAAGCTCTCTCGCAGGCGATCCGGAAGTTTCTCGAAAACAATAGTGATAGTATCTGGACTTAG